The following proteins are encoded in a genomic region of Dokdonia donghaensis DSW-1:
- a CDS encoding T9SS type B sorting domain-containing protein, which produces MKQLRHYINLKILSLVVFVLFSAFAKAYTTYDPCALLTSPVPGATDVGVTETIFFEDIPGAVSYFVDLGTTPGGIDILNNYNAGSTPQFTAPQGFPESTLIYITIRGFFPSGNTVSCDAQFFTTEDNTLPPGCTEVVSPINGAVDVSVSTSISWSYAPRATGYIINIGTSPGATDIINGQDLGNTLTFTPPFDLESDTTYYITIIPYNENGQVTTCTETSFTTEVIASEIPECTQLFSPIDGAIEVALTPLLEWFPVDNVEGYLIKIGSTPDGDDVLANTNIGLTTSTPVIDFEEGVTYYVTITPFNAAGQAQNCTQTSFTTTLGCGPYTDGITGEMVDLNPVINLEDSYEICEEQSPLQLSYPDPYESIFWYEIIEGQQQLLSSDPNIAITQTGTYLLEVNEEAMVEAGFVICTATHMFDVTISTAPVISNLVISNQGATASVLVELEGEGNFEFASGNPAGPYQASPLLQNINPLDIQVYVRDIGGCGMDSRVIRPDPGFPKYFTPNGDGINDTWQVRGVVVNGETVTSIEIYDRYGKRLKTILPYGLGWDGTYHGRQLLDSGFWYKANTASNVIFTGYFALRRQ; this is translated from the coding sequence ATGAAGCAATTAAGACATTATATCAATTTAAAGATCCTTTCTTTAGTGGTATTTGTTCTTTTTTCCGCTTTCGCGAAAGCGTATACTACATATGATCCCTGCGCATTACTTACTTCACCCGTACCAGGAGCTACAGATGTAGGAGTAACCGAAACGATATTTTTTGAAGATATACCTGGTGCGGTGAGTTACTTTGTAGATCTAGGTACTACCCCTGGTGGCATAGACATTCTTAATAATTATAACGCAGGAAGTACTCCGCAGTTTACAGCCCCACAAGGATTTCCAGAGAGTACATTAATATATATAACTATAAGAGGTTTTTTTCCGAGCGGAAATACCGTGAGTTGTGATGCTCAATTTTTTACTACAGAAGATAATACGCTTCCACCGGGATGTACAGAAGTTGTTTCTCCCATAAATGGCGCGGTAGATGTATCTGTAAGCACAAGTATTTCGTGGTCTTATGCTCCACGAGCTACGGGTTATATTATAAACATAGGCACATCACCAGGGGCCACAGATATTATAAATGGGCAAGATTTGGGTAACACGCTTACCTTTACGCCACCATTTGACTTAGAGTCTGATACTACCTATTATATTACCATAATACCTTATAATGAAAACGGGCAAGTTACTACCTGTACAGAAACTAGCTTTACTACAGAGGTCATAGCATCTGAGATACCGGAGTGCACGCAACTTTTTAGTCCTATAGATGGGGCAATAGAGGTCGCTCTTACACCACTGCTTGAGTGGTTTCCGGTAGATAATGTAGAAGGCTATTTGATAAAAATAGGCTCAACCCCAGACGGCGATGATGTACTAGCAAATACAAACATAGGGTTAACCACATCTACACCTGTAATAGACTTTGAGGAAGGCGTTACCTACTATGTAACCATCACACCCTTTAATGCAGCTGGGCAAGCTCAGAATTGCACGCAAACTAGTTTTACAACAACCCTGGGCTGCGGACCGTATACAGATGGTATTACAGGTGAAATGGTCGATCTTAACCCTGTAATTAATCTTGAAGATTCTTATGAGATTTGTGAAGAACAGTCTCCCTTGCAGTTAAGTTATCCAGATCCTTATGAATCTATATTTTGGTATGAGATTATAGAAGGGCAGCAACAACTTCTCTCATCAGATCCTAATATTGCTATCACTCAGACAGGGACTTATTTGCTAGAAGTAAATGAAGAGGCAATGGTAGAGGCAGGTTTTGTAATCTGCACAGCCACACATATGTTTGACGTGACAATATCTACAGCTCCTGTAATAAGTAATCTAGTTATTTCAAATCAAGGTGCAACGGCAAGTGTGCTTGTGGAGCTAGAGGGGGAAGGAAATTTTGAATTTGCTAGTGGTAATCCTGCAGGACCTTATCAAGCTAGCCCATTATTGCAAAATATAAATCCATTAGATATACAAGTATACGTGAGAGATATAGGGGGCTGTGGTATGGATAGTAGAGTAATACGTCCAGACCCAGGTTTTCCAAAATATTTTACACCTAATGGTGACGGTATAAATGATACCTGGCAGGTAAGGGGAGTAGTAGTAAATGGAGAGACAGTTACTAGCATAGAGATTTATGACCGTTACGGTAAGCGATTAAAAACCATTTTGCCCTATGGTCTTGGCTGGGATGGAACCTACCACGGAAGACAATTATTAGATAGTGGATTTTGGTACAAAGCAAATACAGCGTCTAACGTAATCTTTACGGGCTATTTTGCATTAAGACGACAATAG
- a CDS encoding type I restriction-modification system subunit M — translation MSEEQKKLLEKQLWAIANLLRGKMDADDYRNYILGFIFFKYLSEKLHLYADEILAPDNLTYETLDENSDTGKIYIEAVKKACVKNLGYFLKPSELFTSIAQKGNNLSEITTNDNDEATQFFIIEDLERILTNIEQSTMGTESEDDFVKLFEDLDLTSGKLGRTVKAQNETIAKIITHLDDIDFQLQDSDSDLLGDAYEFLIGEFAAGAGKKAGEFYTPQEVSTILAKIVTTRKKRIKSVYDPTCGSGSLLLRVAKEVDDVGMFYGQELNRTTYNLARMNMILHDVHYRKFDIKQEDTLEEPQHIGIDLKAEAIVANPPFSAKWSAKGIFSTDDRFSQYGKLAPKTKADFAFVQHMIHHLDENGIMATVLPHGVLFRGSSEAHIRRYLIEDRNYIDAVIGLPANIFFGTSIPTCILVIKKCREVNEDILFIDASDHFEKKGKDNKLLPEHITQIVETYADRKVTDKYSYRATLQEIAENDYNLNIPRYVDTFEEEEPVDINAVAKEIKALDLAIKETDTRIAAYCKELNVETPF, via the coding sequence ATGTCAGAAGAACAGAAGAAACTACTAGAGAAACAATTATGGGCCATTGCAAACCTTTTACGTGGTAAGATGGATGCAGATGATTATAGAAACTACATCTTAGGCTTCATATTCTTTAAATATCTATCAGAAAAGCTACACCTCTATGCAGATGAAATTCTTGCACCAGATAATCTTACTTATGAAACTCTAGATGAAAACAGCGATACAGGTAAGATCTATATAGAAGCGGTAAAAAAAGCCTGTGTTAAAAACTTAGGATACTTCCTTAAACCATCAGAGTTATTTACCTCTATTGCACAAAAAGGAAATAACCTTTCTGAGATTACTACAAATGATAATGATGAGGCAACACAGTTTTTTATTATAGAAGACCTAGAGCGCATACTTACTAATATAGAACAGAGCACAATGGGTACAGAGTCTGAAGATGACTTTGTAAAACTCTTTGAAGATCTTGATCTCACTTCTGGTAAACTAGGTAGAACGGTAAAAGCACAAAACGAAACCATAGCAAAAATCATCACACACCTAGATGATATAGATTTCCAACTGCAAGACTCAGATAGTGATTTACTGGGAGATGCATACGAGTTTCTTATAGGTGAGTTTGCGGCTGGAGCAGGTAAAAAAGCAGGAGAGTTTTATACACCCCAAGAAGTTTCTACCATACTTGCAAAGATTGTAACCACACGTAAAAAACGTATAAAATCTGTATATGACCCTACTTGTGGTAGTGGTTCACTGTTGTTACGAGTAGCAAAGGAGGTAGATGATGTAGGTATGTTTTACGGCCAAGAGTTAAACCGTACTACCTATAACCTTGCACGTATGAATATGATACTGCACGATGTACATTACAGAAAGTTTGATATTAAACAAGAAGACACGCTTGAAGAACCGCAGCACATAGGTATAGATCTTAAAGCAGAAGCTATTGTTGCAAACCCTCCCTTTTCTGCAAAGTGGAGTGCAAAGGGCATCTTTAGTACAGATGACCGTTTTAGCCAGTATGGTAAACTAGCTCCCAAGACTAAGGCAGATTTTGCTTTTGTACAGCATATGATACACCATCTAGATGAAAATGGTATAATGGCAACCGTGTTACCTCACGGAGTACTCTTTAGAGGGAGTAGTGAGGCACATATACGCCGTTATCTTATTGAGGATCGCAACTATATAGATGCAGTTATAGGCTTACCTGCAAATATCTTCTTTGGTACAAGCATACCTACGTGTATACTTGTTATTAAAAAGTGTAGAGAGGTAAATGAAGATATACTATTTATAGATGCCAGTGATCATTTTGAAAAGAAAGGAAAAGACAATAAGCTATTACCAGAACATATTACTCAAATAGTAGAAACCTATGCAGATAGAAAAGTAACCGATAAGTATAGCTACCGTGCAACTCTTCAAGAAATCGCAGAGAATGACTACAACCTTAACATACCGCGCTATGTAGATACCTTTGAGGAGGAAGAACCTGTAGATATTAACGCTGTCGCGAAAGAAATAAAAGCGCTTGATCTAGCCATTAAAGAAACTGACACCAGAATAGCTGCCTATTGCAAGGAGTTGAATGTTGAAACACCTTTTTAA
- a CDS encoding restriction endonuclease subunit S, whose protein sequence is MEKQLLPKLRFSEFEDEWKKMKLGGIGKVSMCKRIMKDQTKTFGDIPFYKIGTFGKQANAFIDIDIYEEYKTKYSYPRKGDILIAASGATYGKTVVFDGKPAFFQDSNIVWIDNDEEQVYNAFLNIVYQLIQWKIQTSTIPRLYNDIIRSASVMIPSIPEQEKIASFLTDVDNKITQLTKKKELLEQYKKGIMQQFFNQELRFKDDDGNEFPEWSKNKIGNVFNSFKGKGIPKGDLTSDGVNKCVLYGQLYTTYNEVINQVVSSTNSDDGLKSKKGDLLIPSSTTTTGIDLANVTALNFEDILLGGDIIIMRGKKEINNIFYAYYLSNYKKHQIASRAQGITIVHLYFNSIKDLEIDIPAIEEQTKIANFLSDIDAKIESVQSQIERSKTFKKGLLQQMFV, encoded by the coding sequence ATGGAGAAACAATTACTACCAAAGTTACGATTTTCAGAATTTGAGGATGAATGGAAAAAGATGAAATTAGGAGGGATTGGTAAAGTTTCTATGTGTAAAAGGATAATGAAAGACCAAACTAAAACCTTTGGTGATATTCCTTTCTATAAGATAGGAACATTTGGAAAGCAAGCAAATGCTTTTATTGACATTGATATATATGAAGAATACAAAACCAAATATTCTTATCCTCGTAAGGGAGATATTCTTATAGCTGCTTCAGGTGCTACATATGGAAAAACTGTTGTCTTCGATGGTAAACCCGCATTTTTTCAAGATTCTAATATTGTTTGGATAGATAATGATGAAGAGCAAGTTTATAATGCTTTTCTAAATATAGTTTATCAACTAATTCAATGGAAAATTCAAACATCAACGATACCCAGACTTTATAATGATATAATTAGAAGTGCTTCAGTAATGATTCCTTCAATTCCAGAACAAGAAAAAATAGCATCATTCCTCACAGATGTAGATAATAAGATCACACAGCTTACAAAAAAGAAAGAGCTTCTAGAGCAATACAAAAAAGGCATTATGCAACAATTCTTTAATCAAGAGCTGCGGTTTAAAGATGATGATGGTAATGAGTTTCCTGAGTGGTCAAAAAATAAAATAGGAAATGTTTTTAATTCATTCAAGGGTAAAGGTATTCCAAAAGGGGACTTAACAAGTGATGGGGTAAACAAATGTGTATTATATGGTCAACTATATACAACTTATAATGAAGTGATTAATCAAGTTGTAAGTTCAACAAATAGTGATGATGGCTTAAAATCAAAAAAAGGAGATTTATTAATACCTTCATCAACGACTACTACAGGAATAGATTTAGCTAACGTAACAGCATTGAATTTTGAAGACATTTTGTTAGGTGGTGATATAATTATAATGAGAGGTAAAAAAGAAATTAATAATATCTTTTATGCATACTACTTGTCAAATTATAAAAAACATCAAATAGCTTCAAGGGCACAAGGAATCACCATTGTTCATTTATATTTCAACAGTATTAAAGATTTAGAAATAGATATACCTGCAATTGAAGAACAAACCAAAATAGCCAATTTTTTATCAGATATAGATGCCAAGATAGAGAGTGTACAATCTCAAATAGAGCGTAGCAAAACTTTTAAGAAAGGATTGTTGCAACAGATGTTTGTGTGA
- a CDS encoding PD-(D/E)XK nuclease family protein — MYKYKDILDKTKSIVKHSNEVNRAKGELFNIYNILNLKTNEVRTHSSFIAELLNPEGTHLMGNIFLNAFLDQLPEKCKGHIDPLTTRVKVEHTIGLIDLLLKVGGRIDILLIDSKRNSICIENKIDATDQSQQIERYCNYNKGKNIVVYLSKYGDDPDVSSSGELIAGADYHTIGYHNEIITWLGQCQRLAYDQPILRESIKQYRILIQQITHQLGNKEDQELKALVVGNLQEAAVLSRKYHQVAKQIKTDFRNNVFKLLTASINGFILTKQDVNKKHSNIWLHNDICNTNKLWFAIESFSGKGHLDGALFVGIFDKNGRVPNRTEFDKVSKQWIHHQPLVYNDSVINVSSPAMLQVLSAPELNMQAAEDVVKQILGFIDNYSSIINTLKK, encoded by the coding sequence ATGTATAAATACAAAGACATACTAGACAAGACTAAGTCGATAGTCAAACACAGTAACGAAGTCAATAGGGCTAAGGGTGAGCTTTTCAATATATATAATATTCTCAATCTCAAAACTAATGAGGTAAGAACGCACTCTTCATTTATCGCAGAGTTACTTAATCCTGAGGGTACGCATTTAATGGGTAATATTTTTTTAAATGCCTTTTTAGATCAGCTCCCAGAAAAATGCAAGGGTCATATTGATCCCTTAACCACCAGAGTAAAAGTTGAGCATACTATTGGGTTAATTGATCTATTACTCAAGGTAGGAGGCAGGATAGATATACTTTTAATAGATAGTAAAAGAAACTCTATATGTATAGAAAACAAAATTGATGCAACAGATCAATCTCAACAAATTGAACGCTATTGCAATTACAACAAGGGCAAAAACATTGTCGTTTATCTATCAAAATATGGTGACGATCCAGATGTGTCAAGTAGTGGAGAATTGATAGCTGGAGCAGATTACCATACCATTGGTTATCATAATGAGATCATAACCTGGTTAGGGCAGTGTCAAAGGCTAGCCTACGATCAACCTATACTAAGGGAGAGCATTAAGCAGTATAGAATATTAATTCAACAAATAACACATCAATTGGGAAATAAAGAAGACCAGGAGTTAAAGGCACTGGTTGTAGGTAATCTACAAGAGGCGGCAGTACTAAGTAGAAAATATCACCAAGTAGCAAAGCAAATCAAAACAGATTTTAGAAATAATGTGTTTAAATTACTTACGGCTTCAATAAACGGTTTTATTCTCACTAAGCAGGATGTTAATAAGAAGCATTCTAATATTTGGCTACACAATGATATTTGTAATACTAATAAGCTTTGGTTCGCTATAGAGTCGTTTAGTGGTAAGGGACATTTGGATGGAGCATTATTTGTTGGAATTTTTGATAAAAACGGTAGAGTACCCAATAGAACAGAATTTGATAAAGTTTCAAAGCAATGGATTCACCATCAACCATTAGTATATAATGATTCTGTAATAAACGTATCATCGCCAGCAATGTTACAGGTACTAAGTGCTCCAGAATTAAATATGCAAGCGGCAGAAGATGTTGTAAAGCAAATACTTGGGTTTATAGATAATTACAGTTCAATAATTAATACACTAAAAAAATAA
- a CDS encoding type I restriction endonuclease subunit R — MTTQPEQVLENNLIAQLTGLGHKAVVIKTEEDLVSNLKAQLEKHNKTTFTVSEFERVLIHLSKGNIFDKAKTLRDKYVLHRDNGDKSYIEFINQDFWCQNEFQVTNQITINGHRENRYDVTILINGLPLVQVELKRRGIELKEAFNQIQRYQKESFASNNALFNYVQVFVISNGVDTKYYANSPKQSFKQTSFWSKENNTKITQLDKFASIFLEPCHIAKMITKYIVLHESDKILMVLRPYQYYAVEAIIDRVKNSDKNGYIWHTTGSGKTLTSFKASQILTHNPKIKKVVFVVDRQDLDDQTVREFRAFDRDSIDGTENTKMLVEQFLDNSRPLIVTTIQKLNNAITKSKFKKQVEALRNEKVIFIFDECHRSQFGKTHKEIVSFFTNHQLFGFTGTPIFVKNAISKKSIKQTTANLFDKCLHQYVITDAIRDENVLKFSIEYYNVFKSKNNVPDIKVEDIDTQEVYESDDYLEIITNYIIANHNRKTHHRAFTAIFCVSSVDILIRYYELLRAKKQAGEHRLNIATIFSYNVNEVDKDANGQIHEEDVSDDKPVNKHSREKLDEFIADYNEQFKSKHSTKDGNAFLNYKKDISKRVKNRQIDILLVVNMFLTGFDSKTLNTLYVDKNLNYHGLIQAYSRTNRILGDKKSQGNILAFRNLKKNTDDAIALFSDKNAKETITIDPYEVQVTKFNQAYKELMAIAPTVDSVNDLVTEEDELAFAKAFREIMRLKNILSSFIEFTFDDTYMAEQEFADYTSKYLDLYDKIRTNNLKESVSILNEIDFELELIHRDEINVAYIMKLLAKLKDAKPKDRAKQKKQIIDLLAGEAELRSKRELIEKFIQNNLPDLSDDDDVDDAFKKYWDIETKKALKELTKEESLHQDKVETIINDFLFTGKMATEDEVIEALDKQPSVLQRESIGNRITEKIKDFVKTFINGVE, encoded by the coding sequence ATGACGACACAACCAGAACAAGTATTAGAAAATAATTTGATCGCTCAATTAACAGGATTGGGACATAAGGCTGTAGTCATTAAGACTGAAGAAGATCTTGTAAGTAACCTTAAAGCGCAGCTTGAGAAACATAATAAAACAACGTTTACAGTTTCAGAGTTTGAGCGAGTATTAATTCACTTATCTAAAGGTAATATTTTTGATAAGGCAAAAACTTTAAGAGATAAGTACGTTTTACATAGAGACAACGGTGATAAGTCTTACATAGAATTTATAAATCAAGACTTCTGGTGCCAAAACGAGTTTCAAGTAACAAATCAAATTACTATCAACGGTCATAGAGAAAACCGTTATGATGTAACCATTCTTATCAATGGTTTGCCATTAGTCCAGGTGGAGCTAAAAAGGAGAGGGATAGAGCTTAAAGAAGCTTTTAATCAAATACAGCGGTATCAAAAAGAATCTTTTGCCTCAAATAATGCCTTGTTTAACTATGTACAGGTATTTGTTATAAGTAACGGTGTAGATACCAAGTATTATGCAAACAGCCCTAAACAAAGCTTTAAACAAACATCGTTTTGGAGTAAAGAGAATAATACAAAAATCACGCAGTTAGATAAGTTTGCAAGTATATTTCTTGAACCTTGCCATATAGCTAAGATGATTACTAAGTACATCGTGTTGCACGAGAGCGATAAGATATTAATGGTACTTAGGCCATACCAGTATTATGCTGTAGAGGCTATTATAGACAGGGTGAAAAACTCTGATAAAAATGGATATATCTGGCATACTACAGGATCAGGTAAAACCCTCACGTCATTTAAAGCAAGCCAAATACTCACTCATAACCCTAAGATTAAAAAAGTAGTTTTTGTTGTAGATAGACAAGATCTAGACGATCAAACTGTGCGTGAGTTTAGAGCTTTTGATAGGGATAGTATTGACGGTACAGAAAATACTAAGATGCTAGTAGAACAATTTCTGGATAATAGTAGACCATTAATTGTAACTACAATTCAAAAGTTAAATAATGCTATTACTAAGTCAAAGTTTAAAAAGCAAGTAGAAGCGTTGCGAAATGAAAAGGTGATCTTCATATTTGATGAGTGTCACAGATCACAGTTTGGTAAAACTCATAAAGAGATAGTCAGTTTCTTTACAAATCATCAACTTTTTGGATTTACTGGTACGCCTATTTTTGTAAAAAATGCCATAAGTAAGAAGAGTATAAAACAGACCACTGCAAACCTATTTGATAAGTGTTTACATCAGTATGTTATTACAGATGCAATACGAGATGAAAACGTTTTAAAATTTTCTATTGAGTACTATAATGTATTTAAGTCTAAAAATAATGTGCCAGATATTAAGGTTGAGGATATAGATACACAAGAGGTGTACGAGAGTGATGATTATCTCGAGATTATTACAAATTATATCATTGCAAATCATAACCGTAAAACACATCATCGTGCATTTACAGCTATCTTTTGTGTAAGTAGCGTAGATATACTAATAAGGTACTACGAACTTCTTAGAGCTAAGAAACAAGCTGGAGAGCATCGTTTAAATATTGCGACTATATTTTCTTATAATGTAAATGAAGTAGATAAGGATGCAAACGGCCAGATACACGAAGAAGATGTAAGTGATGATAAACCTGTAAATAAACATAGTAGAGAAAAGCTTGACGAGTTTATAGCCGACTATAATGAACAATTCAAATCAAAACACTCAACAAAAGATGGTAATGCTTTTCTTAACTATAAGAAAGACATTTCAAAACGAGTAAAGAACAGACAGATTGATATACTACTGGTAGTAAATATGTTTTTAACTGGTTTTGATAGTAAAACACTAAACACGTTGTACGTAGATAAAAACTTGAATTATCACGGTTTGATACAAGCGTATTCTCGTACCAATAGAATACTCGGTGATAAAAAGTCACAGGGCAACATTTTAGCTTTCAGAAACCTCAAAAAGAATACAGATGATGCCATTGCTTTATTCTCTGATAAAAATGCAAAAGAAACGATTACCATTGATCCTTATGAAGTACAGGTAACGAAATTTAATCAAGCTTATAAGGAACTAATGGCTATAGCTCCTACAGTCGATAGCGTTAATGATCTAGTTACAGAAGAAGATGAGCTCGCTTTCGCGAAAGCGTTTAGGGAAATTATGCGCTTAAAGAACATTTTATCATCATTTATAGAGTTCACTTTTGATGATACATATATGGCGGAGCAGGAATTTGCAGATTATACAAGCAAGTACCTGGATCTATATGATAAAATTAGAACCAATAACTTAAAAGAATCCGTTTCAATTTTAAATGAGATAGATTTTGAGCTTGAACTTATACACAGAGATGAGATAAATGTAGCTTACATTATGAAACTCCTGGCAAAGCTTAAAGATGCCAAGCCAAAGGATCGAGCAAAACAGAAAAAACAAATAATAGACCTCCTTGCTGGTGAAGCTGAACTAAGAAGTAAAAGAGAGCTAATAGAAAAGTTTATCCAAAACAATCTTCCAGACTTAAGTGATGATGATGATGTAGATGATGCATTTAAAAAGTATTGGGATATAGAAACTAAAAAAGCACTTAAGGAATTAACCAAAGAAGAGTCATTGCACCAGGACAAGGTTGAGACAATAATAAATGACTTCCTATTTACCGGTAAAATGGCAACCGAAGATGAAGTAATTGAGGCTCTAGATAAACAACCTAGTGTATTGCAGAGAGAGTCGATAGGTAACCGAATTACCGAGAAAATAAAGGATTTTGTGAAAACCTTTATTAATGGGGTAGAGTAG
- a CDS encoding helix-turn-helix domain-containing protein: MMNTVTQLHSTTPEKFKAELLQGVTECLNQFSEQQKATEPVEWLSRKDLKVMLQVSLVTIHDWCKKGILKPYKIGRMVRFKRSEVVRILEESATK, encoded by the coding sequence ATGATGAATACAGTAACACAATTACACAGTACCACACCAGAGAAGTTTAAAGCTGAACTTCTTCAAGGTGTAACAGAATGTTTAAACCAGTTTTCAGAACAACAAAAAGCAACAGAACCTGTTGAGTGGCTTTCTAGAAAAGACTTAAAAGTAATGCTTCAAGTCTCATTAGTGACCATACACGATTGGTGTAAAAAGGGTATTCTTAAGCCCTACAAAATTGGCAGGATGGTTAGATTTAAAAGATCTGAAGTCGTAAGGATTTTAGAAGAATCTGCTACAAAGTAG
- a CDS encoding tyrosine-type recombinase/integrase, translating into MGSISLKLRGNKIYINVNYGAKKQKRYATGYGVEAPKNWDSKRFRVKNVSSEPRSVFINAQLQQLVVTAQDLIDECNRNKIELTNDLIKKTLDIATSKTKPVANDHKNLLDFYEWFIDYYKENPHPKTNTPLANGTIRGYKTALKKLKEFNPKINYDDVDLNFHKEYSSYLQSNNYSNNYIGNQIKQLKAIMNAALERNLHHNLEFKKTTFAKVTEKVDDIYLTTGEIAIIENLELEHNGVRRARDLFLIQYYTGMRVGDLRQLTKMNIKLTRDKIKYLEYKQRKTGKTVQIPIGHKFEQLLNRNNGSFPKIMSDQKINDYLKIIGQKAELKGSIIKEKTIGGKKQKLTHKRKDIITNHTARRSFCTNAYKAGMSTIDIMAMSGHSSETVFYRYIKITPNERLDRLSKHIFFK; encoded by the coding sequence ATGGGAAGTATCAGTTTAAAACTAAGGGGCAATAAAATATACATCAATGTCAACTATGGAGCAAAAAAACAGAAACGTTATGCAACAGGTTACGGTGTAGAAGCACCTAAAAATTGGGATTCAAAAAGATTTAGAGTAAAAAATGTTTCTAGTGAACCGAGGAGTGTATTTATAAATGCTCAACTACAACAACTGGTAGTAACCGCACAAGATTTGATAGATGAATGTAATAGAAACAAAATAGAACTCACAAATGATCTAATTAAGAAAACATTAGATATTGCAACTTCAAAAACAAAACCAGTTGCAAATGATCATAAGAACCTCCTAGACTTCTATGAGTGGTTTATAGACTATTATAAAGAAAACCCACATCCAAAGACAAATACCCCTCTTGCCAATGGTACAATTAGAGGATATAAGACAGCACTCAAAAAACTAAAAGAATTCAATCCAAAAATCAACTATGATGATGTAGATTTAAACTTTCATAAAGAATATAGCTCCTATTTGCAATCTAATAATTATTCAAATAATTACATCGGCAACCAGATAAAGCAATTGAAAGCTATTATGAATGCAGCTTTGGAGCGTAACCTCCATCACAATCTGGAGTTCAAGAAAACGACTTTTGCTAAGGTTACAGAAAAGGTGGACGACATTTATCTTACCACTGGTGAAATAGCAATTATTGAAAATCTCGAACTGGAGCATAATGGAGTTCGTAGAGCTCGTGATCTTTTCCTCATACAGTACTACACAGGAATGAGAGTTGGGGATTTGAGGCAACTAACTAAAATGAACATAAAATTAACAAGAGATAAAATTAAATACCTAGAGTATAAACAGCGTAAAACAGGTAAAACTGTTCAAATACCTATTGGTCATAAATTTGAGCAACTATTGAATCGAAACAATGGTAGCTTTCCTAAAATAATGAGTGATCAAAAAATAAACGATTATCTAAAAATAATAGGACAAAAGGCAGAACTCAAGGGTAGCATCATTAAAGAGAAAACAATTGGAGGTAAGAAGCAAAAGTTAACTCATAAAAGGAAAGATATAATTACAAACCATACTGCAAGAAGAAGCTTTTGTACAAACGCATATAAAGCTGGTATGTCCACTATTGATATAATGGCAATGAGCGGCCACTCATCAGAAACAGTTTTTTACAGATACATAAAAATCACCCCTAATGAACGCTTAGATCGCTTGTCAAAGCATATTTTTTTTAAATAA